In the genome of Amia ocellicauda isolate fAmiCal2 chromosome 3, fAmiCal2.hap1, whole genome shotgun sequence, one region contains:
- the c3h3orf18 gene encoding uncharacterized protein C3orf18 homolog gives MPLTTGHADFSAPASTAAYFLGSTATGDVRDNGTSGTAAVTTIASNETSGFNSTQLPPALTGSSGMGMVLVPFGIITVIGLAVAMVLYIRKRKRLEKLRHQLMPMYNFDPAEEQDELEQELLDHGREGAAAGTNSKTLMPSQGTIQRPSRLVFTDVANAINA, from the exons ATGCCTCTCACCACGGGACACGCCGACTTCTCTGCGCCCGCCTCCACGGCTGCCTACTTCCTGGGTTCCACGGCCACTGGGGACGTGCGGGACAACGGCACCTCCGGGACCGCCGCGGTGACGACCATCGCCTCCAACGAGACCTCCGGCTTCAACTCCACGCAGCTGCCCCCGGCGCTGACAGGCAGCTCGGGCATGGGCATGGTGCTTGTGCCCTTTGGCATCATCACCGTCATCGGCCTGGCGGTTGCGATG GTCCTCTACATCAGGAAGCGCAAGAG gctGGAGAAGCTGAGGCACCAGCTCATGCCTATGTATAACTTCGACCCGGCGGAGGAGCAGGATGAGTTGGAGCAGGAGTTACTGGACCATGGCCGGGAGGGTGCAGCAGCGGGCACCAACAGCAAG actctgatGCCCAGCCAGGGGACCATCCAGAGGCCCAGTCGACTCGTCTTCACGGACGTGGCCAACGCCATCAACGCATGA
- the LOC136729944 gene encoding TRPM8 channel-associated factor 2, which produces MDPNSVYSQLVRGIAELDYNLSSVPCQLLLSGNASVPVSVNNSGQVLVAASQYGKGRVVVLSHETYLTHPNFTCLVQNAVLWLQSKPGAIVGIQNQYASLLQRLVEVGCNVKSVSDYERSLDVYCCNAYEEQTAEELVQFVKAGGGLLIGGQAWHWASTHPEEDILEAFPGNRVTGVTGIYFTWIYGEKGVFRLSKEMPSSTIYVRHGKNIRRDLSFLLEGVDEFQLNCPSVPSALLVHGPLAFSIAQDSHARTLFAAAHFGRGRVVVAPHEIYLSHPPLRRFMSNAVRWLAGECNPEKKVYVNRKLQHLYDNLQGEGFVCMLSELTDGAGVYCCTSYSDYQAEEIHQFVAEGGGLLIGGHSWSWSYRHTQDALAGYPGNKILNRFGIGILSSTMDGIIYKAPSTTEAEGYYHFRKALAQVTAHVRRMGSLAGLTAPWLDALARDCASYLRMGADQSPQYRAVLQELTQLVLKAGIPQVSKEHPIKGSSEKILLFLASELFKVLPDPGVLMSATGATLLHTVPLVHILIDGSNEGSEAWRSTGLYVPPGMKTTVCMPPAVIGKWWKVQVGCHTDNLGKKDELKRAPVVTQRFDISTERVTVSSLWGGLLYIVVPKGSQLGKVDVIVEDAVRAPYFRAGESSVSQWETSVRHYPAPWAELETDNVILTVPSESVRHLDDPEPLLSLWNRIMEGVAKLAATARRFPRPERIVADVQISAGWMHSGYPVMIHLGSVREIAQFEFMRSNGIWGPIHELGHNQQRALWEIHPHTTEATCNLWSVYIHENVLGMPRHEAHGQLTPDRRKQRIKDYINHGAKLDDWFVWTCLETYLQLQEGFGWEPFIQLFSDYQRLFFKNLDSTGKMNLWAEKFSQEVQRNLVPFFKAWGWPIEHRLVTELAKLPEWEENPMKSYY; this is translated from the exons ATGGACCCCAACTCTGTCTACAGTCAGCTGGTTAGAGGCATTGCAGAGCTCGACTACAACTTGAGCTCAGTGCCCTGCCAGCTGCTCCTGTCCGGCAATGCCTCTGTGCCCGTGTCTGTGAATAACTCTGGGCAAGTTCTAGTGGCCGCCTCTCAGTATGGTAAGGGCCGGGTGGTGGTTCTATCCCATGAGACCTACCTCACTCACCCGAATTTCACATGCCTCGTGCAAAATGCCGTGCTGTGGCTGCAGTCCAAACCGGGGGCTATAGTGGGCATCCAGAATCAATATGCCTCCCTGTTGCAGCGTCTGGTGGAGGTGGGCTGCAATGTGAAGTCAGTGTCTGACTATGAGAGATCCCTTGATGTTTACTGCTGTAACGCCTACGAGGAGCAGACAGCAGAGGAGCTGGTCCAGTTTGTGAAGGCGGGGGGCGGCCTTCTTATTGGGGGTCAAGCCTGGCACTGGGCCAGCACACATCCCGAGGAAGACATCCTGGAGGCCTTTCCAGGGAACAGAGTGACCGGTGTCACTGGCATCTATTTTACGTGGATATACGGGGAGAAGGGGGTGTTCCGTTTATCAAAAGAAATGCCATCCAGTACAATCTATGTTCG GCATGGCAAGAACATCCGACGGGACCTGAGCTTCCTTCTGGAGGGGGTGGATGAATTCCAGTTGAACTGTCCCAGTGTTCCCTCGGCTCTGCTGGTCCACGGGCCTCTGGCGTTCTCCATTGCCCAGGACAGCCATGCCCGTACACTTTTTGCGGCGGCCCACTTTGGTCGAGGGCGTGTAGTAGTGGCTCCCCATGAGATCTACCTGAGCCATCCGCCCCTGCGGAGGTTCATGTCGAATGCCGTGCGCTGGCTGGCAGGCGAATGCAATCCAGAGAAGAAGGTCTATGTGAACAGAAAACTGCAGCATCTCTATGACAACCTCCAAGGGGAGGGGTTTGTCTGCATGCTGTCTGAGCTGACAGACGGGGCGGGGGTGTACTGCTGCACTTCATACAGTGACTACCAGGCAGAGGAGATCCATCAGTTTGTGGCTGAAGGTGGGGGGCTGCTCATAGGGGGGCACTCCTGGTCGTGGTCCTACAGACACACGCAGGACGCCCTGGCTGGATACCCCGGGAACAAGATCCTCAATCGCTTTGGAATCGGGATCCTGTCGTCCACCATGGATGGCATCATCTACAAGGCCCCCAGCACCACAGAAGCCGAGGGTTATTACCACTTCCGCAAAGCTCTGGCCCAAGTCACGGCTCATGTCCGCCGGATGGGCTCCCTGGCTGGGCTGACGGCCCCATGGTTGGACGCACTGGCAAGGGACTGTGCTTCTTACCTGCGGATGGGAGCGGACCAGAGCCCCCAGTACAGAGCCGTGCTGCAGGAGCTGACCCAGCTTGTGCTGAAGGCCGGGATTCCTCAGGTTAGCAAAGAACATCCCATTAAAGGTTCGTCAGAAAAGATCCTACTCTTCCTTGCCTCTGAACTGTTCAAAGTGCTGCCCGACCCAGGTGTACTGATGTCGGCCACGGGGGCCACGCTGCTGCACACGGTGCCACTCGTACACATCCTCATCGATGGATCCAATGAAG GTAGTGAAGCGTGGAGGAGCACTGGTCTGTATGTCCCTCCAGGTATGAAAACCACTGTCTGCATGCCTCCAGCTGTGATCGGGAAATGGTGGAAG GTGCAGGTTGGCTGTCACACGGATAATCTGGGGAAAAAGGATGAGCTGAAGCGAGCGCCCGTGGTGACGCAACGCTTTGACATCAGCACAGAGAGGGTGACGGTGTCCAGCCTGTGGGGGGGGCTGCTCTACATTGTTGTGCCCAAGGGCAGCCAGCTGGGCAAGGTGGACGTCATTGTGGAGGATGCCGTGCGGGCCCCCTACTTCCGGGCTG gtgagagcagtgtgtcGCAGTGGGAGACCTCAGTGCGTCACTACCCTGCGCCCTGGGCAGAGCTGGAGACTGACAATGTGATCCTCACGGTGCCATCAGAGAGTGTGAGACACCTGGACGACCCCGAGCCCCTGCTGTCCCTCTGGAACAGGATCATGGAGGGTGTGGCCAAGCTGGCCGCCACAGCACGGCGCTTCCCCAGGCCAGAGCGCATAGTGGCGGACGTCCAGATCTCTGCTG GCTGGATGCATTCTGGCTACCCAGTCATGATACACTTGGGATCTGTGCGCGAAATTGCGCAGTTTGAGTTCATGAGAAGTAATGGTATCTGGGGCCCCATCCACGAACTGGGCCACAACCAGCAGAGAGCATTGTGGGAGATCCACCCCCACACCACCGAGGCCACTTGCAACCTTTGGTCGGTCTACATCCACGAGAACGTCCTGGGGATGCCAAGGCACGAGGCTCATGGACAACTGACCCCCGACAGACGAAAGCAGAGGATTAAAGACTACATCAACCATGGAGCCAAGCTGGACGACTGGTTTGTGTGGACTTGCCTGGAAACCTACTTGCAG ctTCAGGAGGGCTTTGGTTGGGAACCCTTCATCCAGCTGTTCTCTGACTACCAGAGACTGTTCTTCAAGAACCTGGACAGCACAGGGAAGATGAACCTGTGGGCAGAGAAGTTCTCCCAGGAGGTGCAGAGGAATCTGGTGCCCTTCTTTAAGGCTTGGGGCTGGCCCATTGAGCACCGCCTGGTCACCGAGCTGGCAAAGCTGCCCGAGTGGGAGGAGAACCCAATGAAATCCTACTATTAA